The Acidobacteriota bacterium genome includes a region encoding these proteins:
- a CDS encoding acyl-CoA desaturase, with product MFQGLLPLPWWGYVLVALAMTHMTVVAVTIFLHRAQAHRSVTLHPAVEHALRFWLWLTTGLRTKEWVAVHRKHHAKVETADDPHSPRVKGLWKVVFGGVGLYRAAAADPETLATYGKGTPDDAMERRVYAAHPMLGIVLMAAVDLALFGAAGALIWIVQMIWIPFWAAGVINGIGHRIGYRNFDTRDDSSNIVPWGVIMGGEELHNNHHARPGSARLSHRWFELDIAWIYLLALERLGLARLRRPRQARPAPAPDGAAAAAKRYAAEVLLPALREELSRAEGAVRAMLARCQEELQRNPLGPAPTAERLERAEEVGPAVRAMLAARRRLVDAWKRASRGAADGRAAIEEWLETAERSGVEMLERFAAGLRLDMELERT from the coding sequence TTGTTCCAGGGACTTCTTCCCCTCCCTTGGTGGGGATACGTCCTGGTGGCCCTCGCGATGACCCACATGACGGTCGTCGCGGTGACGATCTTCCTCCACCGCGCCCAGGCGCACCGCTCGGTGACGCTGCACCCGGCCGTCGAGCACGCGCTGCGCTTCTGGCTTTGGCTCACCACCGGGCTCCGGACGAAGGAGTGGGTGGCCGTCCACCGCAAGCACCACGCGAAGGTGGAGACCGCGGACGATCCGCACAGCCCGCGCGTCAAGGGGCTGTGGAAGGTCGTCTTCGGCGGCGTCGGCCTGTACCGTGCGGCCGCTGCCGACCCCGAGACGCTCGCGACCTATGGCAAGGGAACTCCCGACGACGCGATGGAGCGGAGGGTTTACGCCGCCCATCCGATGCTCGGCATCGTGTTGATGGCCGCCGTGGACCTGGCGCTGTTCGGCGCGGCGGGCGCCTTGATCTGGATCGTTCAGATGATCTGGATTCCGTTCTGGGCTGCGGGCGTGATCAACGGGATCGGCCACCGCATCGGCTACCGGAACTTCGACACCCGCGACGACTCCTCGAACATCGTTCCGTGGGGAGTGATCATGGGCGGTGAAGAGCTCCACAACAACCACCACGCCCGCCCGGGCTCCGCACGCCTGTCGCACAGGTGGTTCGAGCTGGACATCGCCTGGATCTACCTCCTGGCCCTCGAGCGCCTCGGACTCGCCCGCCTCCGGCGTCCCCGGCAGGCACGGCCCGCGCCGGCGCCCGACGGCGCCGCTGCCGCCGCGAAGCGCTACGCGGCCGAGGTGCTGCTGCCGGCGCTCCGCGAGGAGCTCTCCCGGGCCGAGGGAGCGGTACGCGCCATGCTGGCCCGGTGCCAGGAAGAACTCCAGCGCAACCCGCTGGGACCGGCCCCGACAGCCGAGCGCCTGGAACGGGCAGAAGAGGTCGGACCGGCGGTGCGCGCCATGCTCGCCGCCAGGCGCCGGCTCGTCGACGCGTGGAAGCGCGCGTCGCGAGGCGCCGCCGACGGGCGGGCTGCGATCGAGGAATGGCTGGAGACCGCCGAGCGGAGCGGTGTCGAGATGCTCGAGCGGTTCGCGGCCGGCCTGCGACTCGACATGGAACTCGAGCGCACCTGA